In a single window of the Rhodamnia argentea isolate NSW1041297 chromosome 2, ASM2092103v1, whole genome shotgun sequence genome:
- the LOC115734921 gene encoding peroxidase 64-like: protein MQAIVAALGSAVLLLFVAGGASGLSLDYYDRTCPKLEHSVRWAVKKAMKNDNTVPAALLRMHFHDCFIRGCDGSVLLNSTAKNTAEKDGPPNISLHAFYVIDHAKEAVEAQCPGVVSCADILALAARDAVALSGGPYWDVPKGRKDGRISRAIDTRQLPAPTFNISQLQQSFSQRGLSMEDLVALSGGHTLGFAHCSSFQNRIHNFDAASDVDPSMYPPFAAQLRKACPAHNKAKGAGSTLDPTAAKFDNAYFKVLLRGKSVFTSDQALLTVPKAKALASKFAEDGEEFEKAFVKSMIKMSSLSGGQEIRLNCRVVR from the exons ATGCAAGCCATTGTTGCTGCACTGGGTTCTGCTGTTTTGCTGCTGTTCGTCGCAGGCGGCGCAAGTGGCCTGAGCTTGGATTACTATGACCGGACATGCCCGAAGCTCGAGCATTCGGTGAGGTGGGCCGTGAAGAAAGCGATGAAGAACGACAACACCGTTCCTGCCGCTTTGCTTCGCATGCACTTCCATGACTGCTTCATCAGA GGATGTGATGGTTCCGTGCTCTTGAACTCGACGGCAAAGAACACGGCTGAGAAAGACGGGCCGCCGAACATCTCGTTGCACGCGTTTTACGTGATCGACCATGCAAAGGAAGCAGTGGAAGCTCAGTGTCCTGGGGTGGTCTCTTGCGCAGACATCTTGGCTCTGGCCGCTCGGGATGCCGTGGCTCTG TCTGGAGGACCATACTGGGATGtgccaaaaggaagaaaagacgGGAGGATATCGAGAGCAATCGACACAAGGCAATTGCCAGCTCCAACCTTCAACATCTCTCAGCTACAGCAAAGCTTCTCTCAAAGAGGCCTTTCCATGGAGGACTTGGTGGCTCTCTCCG GTGGCCACACCCTCGGTTTCGCCCATTGCTCCTCGTTCCAGAACCGAATCCACAACTTCGACGCTGCGAGCGACGTCGACCCGTCGATGTACCCGCCCTTTGCAGCGCAGCTGCGGAAGGCTTGCCCAGCACACAACAAGGCGAAGGGCGCGGGGTCCACTCTGGATCCCACGGCGGCGAAGTTCGACAACGCGTACTTCAAGGTGCTCCTCCGTGGGAAGAGCGTCTTCACTTCGGATCAGGCGCTGCTCACCGTTCCGAAGGCCAAGGCATTGGCCTCCAAGTTCGCCGAGGACGGGGAGGAGTTTGAGAAGGCCTTCGTGAAGTCCATGATCAAGATGAGCAGCTTGAGCGGCGGGCAAGAGATTAGGCTCAATTGCAGAGTAGTTCGTTAA
- the LOC115734986 gene encoding protein Abitram, whose amino-acid sequence MLQVPMTDQSAQQSSISTDSAAAQNNSSSTELKEVRKVDGDDEDKELHELLMPDVRNLPLAPPSAVESNFVAYFAPDFMKPGHDQYVYRHPNGLCVVGLAPTHVAFRDEGGVMGVDFNVGKSDRSAIKVTGKRKKNAQHFESNTMLCKVCTKSDSYVVRCCVKGSLLEVNERLIKQPDLLNSSADREGYIAIIMPKPADWLKVKATLLGLEEYKRLKEQC is encoded by the exons ATGCTTCAGGTTCCGATGACAGACCAGAGCGCGCAACAATCGTCAATAAGCACGGACTCTGCTGCCGCGCAGAACAACAGCAGCTCAACAGAGCTCAAAGAAGTTCGCAAAGTGGACGGTGACGACGAAGACAAGGAATTGCATGAGCTTCTAATGCCTGACGTACGCAATCTCCCTCTCGCTCCTCCCTCCGCCGTCGAGTCCAATTTCGTCGCATACTTCGCTCCAG ATTTTATGAAGCCAGGGCATGATCAGTACGTTTACCGACATCCCAATGG TCTGTGCGTGGTAGGCTTGGCTCCGACTCATGTGGCGTTTAGAGATGAAGGAGGTGTGATGGGGGTCGACTTCAATGTGGGCAAGTCCGATCGTAGTGCCATTAAGGTCACTGGGAAGCGAAAGAAG AACGCCCAGCACTTTGAATCCAACACGATGCTGTGTAAGGTTTGCACCAAGAGTGATTCTTATGTAGTAAG GTGTTGTGTTAAAGGGTCTCTATTGGAGGTGAACGAGAGACTAATCAAGCAGCCTGACTTGCTCAATTCATCG GCAGACAGAGAAGGATACATTGCAATCATCATGCCAAAACCAGCAGACTGGCTCAAGGTAAAGGCTACATTGCTGGGGCTTGAAGAATACAAGAGATTAAAAGAACAGTGCTAA
- the LOC115734915 gene encoding UPF0496 protein At1g20180-like — protein sequence MERANSLCSDSSINKEYRRAFRTKSYVEICNIVQDQLGKPSTLKLSPAPSKSRSSYLHLSQNLLSPRQETLTEWIKTLDLHPLIIDYFEYSLEACRMCELLILGVHQTRANNRRIKRAIKLTKKVNDAMSGTDHQCGMICEELSVFSQCRNPFYLVSKEKFHDVHQAFATLLQKLKAKHKKTMRRAKLKRIAISMGLMGCTVGLHKTRTKPVRGNPKMTRQEVLGAQLDEAAKGLFILIANIGTMSVVAENLYDEVEHMKRLANMCVQSRKSEILKEVVKGFAHHNTSFLEQLEELENHACLCLHDINASRRSIMQEIMVPQQFR from the coding sequence ATGGAACGTGCCAACAGCCTGTGCAGCGATTCGAGCATCAATAAGGAATACAGGAGAGCATTCAGGACCAAATCTTATGTGGAAATCTGCAACATAGTGCAGGACCAGCTCGGAAAGCCCAGTACCTTAAAGCTTTCCCCTGCCCCATCTAAGAGCAGGAGCTCCTACTTGCATCTATCCCAGAACCTACTCTCGCCTCGGCAAGAGACCCTGACAGAGTGGATCAAGACATTAGACTTGCATCCTCTCATCATCGACTACTTCGAATACAGCCTGGAGGCATGCCGAATGTGCGAACTACTCATCCTAGGTGTCCATCAGACCCGAGCTAATAACCGACGGATCAAAAGGGCGATCAAGCTAACCAAGAAGGTAAATGATGCGATGAGCGGTACTGATCATCAATGCGGGATGATATGCGAAGAGCTATCTGTATTTTCGCAATGCAGGAATCCATTTTACCTAGTCAGCAAGGAGAAGTTCCATGATGTTCATCAAGCATTTGCCACACTGCTTCAGAAATTGAAAGCCAAGCACAAGAAGACGATGAGGAGGGCGAAACTGAAACGAATCGCAATTTCAATGGGGTTGATGGGTTGCACAGTGGGACTACATAAGACGAGGACCAAGCCGGTCCGGGGAAATCCTAAGATGACCAGGCAAGAAGTACTCGGCGCGCAGCTTGATGAGGCTGCAAAGGGCCTCTTTATTTTAATCGCTAACATAGGTACCATGAGTGTAGTGGCGGAAAACTTGTATGACGAGGTTGAGCACATGAAACGACTTGCCAACATGTGTGTGCAGAGCAGGAAGAGCGAGATTTTAAAGGAGGTGGTAAAGGGATTCGCTCATCATAATACCTCCTTCCTGGAGCAATTAGAGGAGCTGGAAAACCATGCCTGCCTTTGCCTACACGACATTAACGCGTCCAGGAGATCCATCATGCAAGAAATAATGGTGCCTCAACAATTTAGATGA
- the LOC115736238 gene encoding la-related protein 1B-like isoform X1, protein MPTAPDSPSNHHSPRAGGGGGGAASSPRFRHNCLPSPWAQVVRGEQPPPPPPAPADQSPSPPPPPAAAEQPQRRQQPPHSPPKPAPAAAPDDPAAEAEGCDVNGGNAGPSRPSKPAWKMPAPSDVVEAGPVMGDSVAWPALSESARAPVKSLSVESTPKAVNNGSASSSQGPIIPNLPERQGSSSNGSPRTTPNRTQQVRRRPNRRGDGTGASNGSGSWRPQTGFAPPPPSQPLPRPVPMFQMSPNPYGNFVRPAPPDFSNGEPPYRGNNWDSRPTGGLPSRPQLMNGHPESSQRVHSSRNNYGNRRDHDRGNYPSQQHSGAPRGFGRLSPPPVNSMVYMGPQPMRPFGMPMGYAEMPSQYYSPALHVDPYTGWQYVVHTPTAHMFTPMAVPDNTLPVSAPESNVPAAGHENTLPASLVDQIEYYFSDDNLVKDVFLRSNMDEEGWVSIEIIAKFRRVQEMTRDVKLILDSLKASRIVEVWVSFSYVSSIVHLPTRHSDEHDEPWIGKSGDVVIGRNSSELTSQISRLPSRMIHLPLADLFTTSWQLLWRNLRWRKQLQKQTITSLVRQICTLRTCLEEILLNGQAR, encoded by the exons ATGCCTACAGCACCCGATTCTCCTTCCAACCACCACTCTCCTcgcgccggcggcggcggcggcggcgccgcCAGCAGCCCCCGCTTCCGCCACAACTGCCTCCCTTCCCCGTGGGCGCAGGTCGTCCGCGGCgagcagccgccgccgccgccccctgCCCCCGCCGATCAATCGCCGTCCCCTCCCCCGCCTCCGGCCGCGGCGGAGCAGCCCCAGCGGCGGCAGCAACCGCCTCACTCTCCGCCGAAGCCGGCTCCGGCGGCGGCTCCCGACGATCCCGCGGCCGAAGCGGAGGGTTGCGATGTGAACGGGGGCAATGCAGGTCCGTCGAGGCCGAGCAAGCCGGCTTGGAAGATGCCGGCGCCCAGCGACGTCGTGGAGGCTGGTCCTGTGATGGGAGATTCTGTGGCTTGGCCTGCTTTGTCTGAGTCTGCTAGAGCTCCAGTCAAATCGCTATCCGTCGAATCCACTCCCAAAGCCGTCAATAATGGATCGGCCTCCAGTTCTCAG GGGCCAATCATTCCCAATTTACCTGAGAGACAAGGTAGCAGCAGCAATGGAAGCCCGAGAACAACACCAAACCGCACCCAGCAGGTTCGTAGAAGGCCGAACAGACGTGGTGATGGCACTGGAGCAAGCAATGGCAGTGGGAGTTGGCGGCCACAAACTGGCttcgctcctcctcctccttcacaacCTTTACCACGACCAGTCCCTATGTTTCagatgtctccaaatccttatGGAAACTTTGTTCGTCCTGCACCGCCAGATTTTTCCAATGGAGAGCCTCCTTATCGGGGGAATAATTGGGACAGCAGACCAACTGGAGGTCTTCCATCTCGGCCACAGCTTATGAATGGTCACCCTGAATCTTCTCAAAGGGTTCATTCTTCTCGTAATAATTATGGGAATAGGCGTGATCATGACCGTGGAAATTACCCCTCTCAGCAACATAGCGGCGCTCCAAGGGGCTTCGGAAGGCTTTCACCGCCACCAGTAAACTCTATGGTATATATGGGGCCGCAGCCTATGAGACCTTTTGGAATGCCTATGGGTTATGCTG AGATGCCGTCGCAATATTATTCTCCTGCATTGCATGTGGATCCCTACACGGGTTGGCAATATGTGGTTCATACGCCAACCGCACACATGTTTACGCCCATGGCTGTACCAGATAACACTCTGCCTGTGTCTGCCCCTGAGAGCAACGTGCCTGCAGCTGGGCATGAGAACACTTTGCCCGCATCTTTGGTTGATCAAATAGAATACTATTTCAG CGATGATAACTTGGTTAAAGACGTTTTTCTGAGAAGTAACATGGACGAGGAAGGCTGGGTTTCTATTGAAATAATAGCAAAGTTCAGACGG GTTCAGGAAATGACCAGGGACGTAAAGTTGATACTTGATTCATTGAAAGCTTCAAGAATTGTTGAAGTGTGGGTAAGTTTTTCATATGTGAGTTCCATTGTGCATCTACCAACTCGGCACAGTGATGAGCATGATGAGCCGTG GATCGGAAAGTCAGGAGACGTGGTGATTGGAAGAAATTCTTCCGAATTGACGAGCCAAATAAGCAGGTTGCCATCGAGAATGATTCACCTTCCCCTAGCGGATTTGTTCACAACAAGCTGGCAACTACTTTGGAGAAATTTACGATGGAGGAAGCAGTTGCAGAAACAGACAATAACGTCACTGGTGAGGCAGATCTGCACTCTGAGGACGTGTCTGGAAGAAATTCTTCTGAACGGACAGGCACGTTGA
- the LOC115736238 gene encoding la-related protein 1B-like isoform X2, whose protein sequence is MPTAPDSPSNHHSPRAGGGGGGAASSPRFRHNCLPSPWAQVVRGEQPPPPPPAPADQSPSPPPPPAAAEQPQRRQQPPHSPPKPAPAAAPDDPAAEAEGCDVNGGNAGPSRPSKPAWKMPAPSDVVEAGPVMGDSVAWPALSESARAPVKSLSVESTPKAVNNGSASSSQGPIIPNLPERQGSSSNGSPRTTPNRTQQVRRRPNRRGDGTGASNGSGSWRPQTGFAPPPPSQPLPRPVPMFQMSPNPYGNFVRPAPPDFSNGEPPYRGNNWDSRPTGGLPSRPQLMNGHPESSQRVHSSRNNYGNRRDHDRGNYPSQQHSGAPRGFGRLSPPPVNSMVYMGPQPMRPFGMPMGYAEMPSQYYSPALHVDPYTGWQYVVHTPTAHMFTPMAVPDNTLPVSAPESNVPAAGHENTLPASLVDQIEYYFSDDNLVKDVFLRSNMDEEGWVSIEIIAKFRRVQEMTRDVKLILDSLKASRIVEVWDRKVRRRGDWKKFFRIDEPNKQVAIENDSPSPSGFVHNKLATTLEKFTMEEAVAETDNNVTGEADLHSEDVSGRNSSERTGTLKLPNGEVTEQYSSSSKN, encoded by the exons ATGCCTACAGCACCCGATTCTCCTTCCAACCACCACTCTCCTcgcgccggcggcggcggcggcggcgccgcCAGCAGCCCCCGCTTCCGCCACAACTGCCTCCCTTCCCCGTGGGCGCAGGTCGTCCGCGGCgagcagccgccgccgccgccccctgCCCCCGCCGATCAATCGCCGTCCCCTCCCCCGCCTCCGGCCGCGGCGGAGCAGCCCCAGCGGCGGCAGCAACCGCCTCACTCTCCGCCGAAGCCGGCTCCGGCGGCGGCTCCCGACGATCCCGCGGCCGAAGCGGAGGGTTGCGATGTGAACGGGGGCAATGCAGGTCCGTCGAGGCCGAGCAAGCCGGCTTGGAAGATGCCGGCGCCCAGCGACGTCGTGGAGGCTGGTCCTGTGATGGGAGATTCTGTGGCTTGGCCTGCTTTGTCTGAGTCTGCTAGAGCTCCAGTCAAATCGCTATCCGTCGAATCCACTCCCAAAGCCGTCAATAATGGATCGGCCTCCAGTTCTCAG GGGCCAATCATTCCCAATTTACCTGAGAGACAAGGTAGCAGCAGCAATGGAAGCCCGAGAACAACACCAAACCGCACCCAGCAGGTTCGTAGAAGGCCGAACAGACGTGGTGATGGCACTGGAGCAAGCAATGGCAGTGGGAGTTGGCGGCCACAAACTGGCttcgctcctcctcctccttcacaacCTTTACCACGACCAGTCCCTATGTTTCagatgtctccaaatccttatGGAAACTTTGTTCGTCCTGCACCGCCAGATTTTTCCAATGGAGAGCCTCCTTATCGGGGGAATAATTGGGACAGCAGACCAACTGGAGGTCTTCCATCTCGGCCACAGCTTATGAATGGTCACCCTGAATCTTCTCAAAGGGTTCATTCTTCTCGTAATAATTATGGGAATAGGCGTGATCATGACCGTGGAAATTACCCCTCTCAGCAACATAGCGGCGCTCCAAGGGGCTTCGGAAGGCTTTCACCGCCACCAGTAAACTCTATGGTATATATGGGGCCGCAGCCTATGAGACCTTTTGGAATGCCTATGGGTTATGCTG AGATGCCGTCGCAATATTATTCTCCTGCATTGCATGTGGATCCCTACACGGGTTGGCAATATGTGGTTCATACGCCAACCGCACACATGTTTACGCCCATGGCTGTACCAGATAACACTCTGCCTGTGTCTGCCCCTGAGAGCAACGTGCCTGCAGCTGGGCATGAGAACACTTTGCCCGCATCTTTGGTTGATCAAATAGAATACTATTTCAG CGATGATAACTTGGTTAAAGACGTTTTTCTGAGAAGTAACATGGACGAGGAAGGCTGGGTTTCTATTGAAATAATAGCAAAGTTCAGACGG GTTCAGGAAATGACCAGGGACGTAAAGTTGATACTTGATTCATTGAAAGCTTCAAGAATTGTTGAAGTGTGG GATCGGAAAGTCAGGAGACGTGGTGATTGGAAGAAATTCTTCCGAATTGACGAGCCAAATAAGCAGGTTGCCATCGAGAATGATTCACCTTCCCCTAGCGGATTTGTTCACAACAAGCTGGCAACTACTTTGGAGAAATTTACGATGGAGGAAGCAGTTGCAGAAACAGACAATAACGTCACTGGTGAGGCAGATCTGCACTCTGAGGACGTGTCTGGAAGAAATTCTTCTGAACGGACAGGCACGTTGAAACTCCCAAATGGGGAGGTTACCGAGCAGTATTCGTCTTCAAGCAAGAATTGA